One window of the Amycolatopsis mediterranei genome contains the following:
- a CDS encoding MerR family transcriptional regulator, whose product MEPDNDALPVAGAWAPGKVAELLGVSPVTLRSWSARYGIGPPAGAGRHRRYSDADVRRLQHMQRLVGRGMPVREAAEAAFGRAPAGLEVPAARRVRELADAAEELRYASVAGLLDETLSTLGPAAAWTEVLAPVLRGLGDRWQRGDVCFASEWALTSEISLAFERFSRRFPAAVPGRPVLLACCPAERHSLPIEALRATLAEAAVPVAYLGQLVPAETVADLAARLDPVLVLLWSTAPTTADDLLAARLRASGCEVGTAGPGWVHLGDRGFRWVNDLASAVELAVEHTEA is encoded by the coding sequence GTGGAACCCGACAACGACGCGCTACCGGTCGCCGGGGCCTGGGCGCCCGGCAAGGTGGCCGAGCTGCTCGGGGTGTCGCCGGTGACGCTGCGCAGCTGGAGCGCGCGGTACGGGATCGGCCCGCCCGCCGGCGCCGGGCGCCACCGCCGCTATTCCGACGCCGACGTCCGCCGCCTGCAGCACATGCAGCGGCTGGTCGGACGGGGGATGCCGGTGCGGGAGGCGGCGGAAGCGGCGTTCGGCCGCGCGCCCGCCGGGCTCGAGGTGCCGGCGGCCCGCCGCGTGCGGGAGCTCGCGGACGCGGCGGAGGAGCTGCGGTACGCCTCGGTGGCGGGGCTGCTCGACGAAACGCTGAGCACGCTGGGCCCCGCCGCGGCCTGGACCGAGGTGCTGGCACCGGTCCTGCGCGGCTTGGGCGACCGCTGGCAGCGCGGCGACGTGTGTTTCGCATCCGAGTGGGCGCTGACGTCGGAGATCTCCCTGGCGTTCGAGCGCTTCAGCCGCCGGTTCCCGGCGGCGGTGCCGGGCCGCCCGGTGCTGCTGGCCTGTTGCCCGGCGGAGCGGCACTCGCTGCCGATCGAGGCGCTGCGGGCCACCCTGGCCGAAGCGGCGGTCCCGGTGGCGTACCTGGGCCAGCTGGTCCCGGCCGAAACGGTGGCGGACCTGGCGGCCCGGCTGGACCCGGTGCTGGTGCTGCTGTGGTCGACCGCCCCGACCACGGCCGACGACCTCCTGGCGGCCCGGCTCCGCGCGTCGGGCTGCGAAGTGGGCACGGCCGGTCCGGGCTGGGTGCACCTGGGCGATCGCGGCTTCCGGTGGGTGAACGACCTGGCCTCGGCGGTGGAACTGGCGGTGGAGCACACGGAGGCCTGA
- a CDS encoding STAS domain-containing protein has protein sequence MTEHPRASGLAVTTDAGVVTVRCAGELDLHSASELRDALLGSIVAGARGVVVDLTQTTFCDSTVFSVLVEAYREAAARNVPYAIAADETAVARPLQLLGLDRLLPLHSGSDAARAAVAGRAHES, from the coding sequence ATGACCGAACACCCCCGCGCGTCCGGCCTCGCCGTCACGACCGACGCCGGCGTCGTGACCGTCCGCTGCGCGGGCGAACTGGACCTGCACAGCGCCAGCGAGCTGCGGGACGCCCTGCTGGGTTCCATCGTCGCCGGTGCCCGCGGGGTCGTCGTGGACCTCACCCAGACGACCTTCTGCGACTCGACCGTCTTCAGTGTGCTGGTCGAGGCCTACCGGGAAGCCGCCGCGCGGAACGTGCCCTACGCCATCGCCGCCGACGAGACCGCGGTCGCCCGGCCGTTGCAGCTCCTCGGCCTGGACCGGCTGCTGCCGCTGCACAGCGGGTCCGACGCGGCCCGGGCGGCTGTCGCGGGCCGCGCGCACGAGTCCTGA
- a CDS encoding collagen binding domain-containing protein produces the protein MSRTPQRGVRRLFAVLAAVLTTGALTVPAAHADGGPSLIITASVDAGPHLIAKPFPITLTLTNTTDQLLTKVTLWDEHLSGSWMSIQDWANLGGSPQAGVTLDPGATRSFTITATVWTWNGQPHDRFHGPGVDGADLAVPIVDPTTTRGPASGVLYGDRNENGAFDAGEGLPGAVARLYGAGSGNPIEVTTDADGRFTITDLPARRYSISTRTLPDGWIYESAAEQYVDVDGSDPGPVVQLGAVRPFSEKLHVTGSFDRGSYQVGDTVQVTFTLTNVSGGDLHGITSGCDRFGGPDHLLGWPAWAVAAPGAIDLAAGETRTFTETGTVPSAAPSYGGFYAACDFGIDPGPLTGRPELDVFGHVPGPPGPTGGVIYHDDNSNYTADAGEAIAGSPVELVDLVDGSVTATAVSDAEGHVAFGTVPAGPYSVRVDGWHPADADSGALFVGSCGTCGEDWALRYQR, from the coding sequence TTGTCCAGAACACCCCAGCGCGGGGTGAGACGGCTCTTCGCCGTGCTCGCCGCCGTGCTCACCACCGGCGCCCTCACCGTGCCGGCCGCCCACGCCGACGGCGGGCCGTCGCTGATCATCACCGCCTCGGTCGACGCCGGGCCGCACCTGATCGCCAAGCCGTTCCCGATCACGCTGACGCTCACCAACACGACCGACCAGCTGCTGACGAAGGTCACGCTGTGGGACGAGCACCTCTCCGGCTCCTGGATGTCGATCCAGGACTGGGCGAACCTCGGCGGCAGCCCGCAAGCCGGCGTGACGCTCGACCCGGGCGCCACCCGGTCGTTCACGATCACCGCCACCGTCTGGACCTGGAACGGCCAGCCGCACGATCGGTTCCACGGGCCCGGCGTCGACGGCGCCGACCTGGCCGTCCCGATCGTCGACCCGACGACGACCCGGGGGCCGGCGTCCGGTGTCCTCTACGGCGACCGCAACGAAAACGGCGCCTTCGACGCGGGCGAGGGCCTGCCCGGTGCCGTCGCCCGCCTGTACGGCGCAGGCTCCGGCAACCCGATCGAGGTCACCACGGACGCCGACGGGCGGTTCACCATCACCGACCTGCCGGCCCGGCGCTACTCGATCTCCACCCGGACCCTGCCGGACGGCTGGATCTACGAGTCCGCCGCCGAGCAGTACGTCGACGTCGACGGCAGCGATCCCGGACCGGTGGTGCAGCTGGGCGCGGTCCGGCCGTTCTCCGAAAAGCTGCACGTGACCGGCTCGTTCGACCGCGGCTCCTACCAGGTGGGCGACACCGTCCAGGTCACCTTCACGCTGACCAACGTCAGCGGCGGTGACCTGCACGGGATCACCTCGGGGTGCGACCGCTTCGGCGGCCCCGACCACCTGCTCGGGTGGCCGGCCTGGGCCGTCGCCGCCCCGGGCGCGATCGACCTGGCCGCGGGCGAGACGCGGACGTTCACCGAGACCGGCACCGTGCCCTCGGCCGCCCCGAGCTACGGCGGCTTCTACGCGGCCTGCGACTTCGGGATCGACCCCGGCCCGCTGACCGGGCGGCCCGAGCTCGACGTCTTCGGCCACGTGCCGGGCCCGCCCGGCCCCACCGGCGGCGTGATCTACCACGACGACAACAGCAACTACACGGCCGACGCGGGCGAGGCGATCGCCGGCTCGCCGGTCGAGCTGGTCGACCTCGTCGACGGCTCGGTCACCGCGACCGCCGTGTCGGACGCGGAGGGGCACGTGGCGTTCGGGACCGTCCCGGCCGGCCCGTACAGCGTGCGCGTCGACGGCTGGCACCCGGCCGACGCGGACAGCGGGGCCCTCTTCGTCGGCAGCTGCGGGACCTGCGGGGAGGACTGGGCCCTGCGGTACCAGCGCTGA
- the glgA gene encoding glycogen synthase — translation MKVGLLTREYPPEVYGGAGVHVEFLARELRPLVDLDVHCWGADRPDATGHTDPHGYRQPAFTTMDIAVSMANALEGHDLAHSHTWYANLAGHLAKMTHGIPHVVTAHSLEPLRPWKAEQLGGGYRVSSWIEREAYEAADAIVAVSGGMRRDVLAAYPVVPPERVHVIHNGIDTTLYRPDPGTGALAKHGIDPDRPYVLFVGRITRQKGVPHLVRAGASLDPGVQLVLCAGGADTPELDAEFRGLVAELEKTRTGVRWIPEMLPRDEVVQLLTHAAVFACPSVYEPLGIVNLEAMACGTPVVASDVGGIPEVVDDGRTGLLVHYDEQDARAFEAGLAAALNEVVGSPDQAAAMGTAGRERAVGEFGWKAIAERTVALYEACGRSL, via the coding sequence ATGAAGGTCGGCCTGCTCACCCGCGAATACCCGCCGGAGGTCTACGGCGGGGCCGGGGTCCACGTGGAGTTCCTCGCCCGGGAGTTGCGACCGCTGGTCGACCTCGACGTGCACTGCTGGGGCGCGGACCGGCCCGACGCCACCGGGCACACCGATCCGCACGGCTACCGGCAGCCGGCCTTCACGACCATGGACATCGCCGTGTCGATGGCGAACGCGCTCGAAGGTCACGACCTCGCGCACAGCCACACGTGGTACGCGAACCTCGCCGGGCACCTGGCCAAGATGACGCACGGCATCCCGCACGTCGTCACCGCGCACTCGCTGGAGCCGCTGCGGCCCTGGAAGGCCGAACAGCTCGGCGGCGGCTACCGCGTCTCGTCGTGGATCGAACGCGAGGCCTACGAAGCCGCGGACGCGATCGTCGCCGTCAGCGGCGGCATGCGCCGGGACGTCCTCGCCGCCTACCCCGTGGTGCCGCCCGAGCGCGTGCACGTGATCCACAACGGCATCGACACCACGCTCTACCGCCCCGACCCGGGCACCGGCGCGCTGGCCAAGCACGGGATCGACCCGGACCGGCCGTACGTCCTGTTCGTCGGCCGGATCACCCGGCAGAAGGGTGTCCCGCATCTGGTCCGGGCCGGCGCTTCGCTGGACCCGGGCGTCCAGCTCGTGCTGTGCGCGGGCGGCGCCGACACCCCCGAACTCGACGCCGAGTTCCGCGGGCTGGTCGCCGAGCTGGAGAAGACCCGCACCGGCGTCCGGTGGATCCCGGAGATGCTGCCGCGCGACGAGGTCGTGCAGCTGCTCACCCACGCCGCGGTGTTCGCCTGCCCCTCGGTCTACGAGCCGCTCGGCATCGTGAACCTCGAGGCGATGGCGTGCGGCACCCCGGTGGTGGCCAGCGACGTCGGCGGCATTCCGGAGGTCGTCGACGACGGGCGTACCGGGCTGCTGGTGCACTACGACGAACAGGACGCGCGAGCGTTCGAGGCGGGCCTGGCCGCCGCGCTGAACGAAGTGGTCGGCTCCCCGGACC